AATTTAGTGGTTATTTTGAactttaaaagagaaattaactCATGTCTgtttacaattaatttttttctaaaaacaaaaatgactttatgaaagttgttaatttttttttcagcttttgattatttttaaaaattgttaaaaattattatttttgtaaacaaaagTACTTTTTTGGTGACAcgaataaaacaaaagaaataaactCTTAATAGAATGAAAAGATGCCATTTTTTCAATAATGAAAATTTACTGAGAATACAAAATTTCCAATATGCTTTTCAATAAGGGAAAAAATTTCTATATTATGATATGAACGATCGGaagtttttatgtaaataaGACATGTAGTTATTTAAGTTTGGAAGAAAATTGACATGTGAGTATTAGTTTAAAACTACTATACATGTCAATTTAGTCCATTTCACATGATTTGATCGTCGGCTAAAAAATTCACACATCAAAAATTTCCTAATTAAAAATCCACATGACCAAAATATCTACAAAAGAAGTTTTTTTTGCTAGGATCAATCCATAAACTttctttaacataaaaaattattaattataggataatggataatgatattttgatatatttttttggatCTATTTTTAATCCACTAATACAATtaccttttaattatttattttgatttttttgagtGATATGACATgactatttaaaaatgattagaGTAGTGGATTAAAAAcgagtaaaaaaaaatagttaaaatatcattatccttaatTGTACATGCAAAACTGGTTGGGAAAGATATCGTTGAACCATTGATTTTGAAGGAAGAGGTTGAAGATGCAATATGGAGCATAGAAGCAAGGCTGTCTACTGAGGGAGTGAACCTATCTGGGGCTCAAGGTGAAAGCTATAATTGTGTATCTGGAATGAATGTAATCGATCTTGAACAGAGAATCAAACAACTGGAGACAGTGattgaaaaattaaagataacaaaatttggtcactgttgaaaaaattattagcTTATCAAACCAAAACCTTACTACTTGTTAACATgtatttccttttatatatactttCAGAATAACATGACATGAATGTTCAGAAAAACAAGTTTAACATGATACTATTACTATAGGATCTTAGTTAGCACTGGTACATTGTCCTAGACAGATTTCACAGCATTACAGAGCCAATGCATTTAGATATAATTCAGCATCCTTCTGGCCTTGCAGGCTAGCAACTTTAGAAAACTGTTGATAGACGTTCACAGAGAAATCCAAATACTGATTTTTATGATCTAATGCATGCAACAAGTCTAATTTGCCTTGCTAATATGAGATATGCAATTATGACGCAAAGTGGAATGCTAAAAAACTGAAATCATGCATGTGAACCTAAAGCTGGCAGAGTTGGCAGGAACAGATGTTAATGCAGATTCGGGTTTTCATGTGACATGCTAGTGGAGATTCTCCCTATGCAGTACTTCAACAAGTCTAGAATGATATGAAGGAATGAACAATACTCTCTAATCCTGCAAGAAAAGGACAGAACCTAAAATCACACTTTGCACCTGTTGTGTATCAGATTCGAGGTGCATACATGTTTCTCAAACTTCTATTCCCTGAGGGAATTGCAATACTACCTATTAGTAACAATAAATAGGTTGTGTGAGACAGGAATTCCCAAACGACATaagatcttttattttaaagtttgcTGAGTACCTACACTTGATGTTAAAAGTATCTTATGCATaagtaggaaaaaaaaagaaggaaaaataaaattaaatgaacttCTGATGTGTCAGAGTTAGCTGCAAAACCAATGAGTGACAAACAGCAGCAGTTAAGTGAAAAGAAAGGATGGGAGTGCATGAGAGTCAAAGCTCCCTCAAGCAAGAGAAACTCTATGCTCCAATTTCTAATTATGATCCTCCAAAAAGGTACTTCTTCATCACTACACCATTTCTTATAACAGAAATGCACACATCACACTCCATGCAACCAAAATTCCTCTTTCTACCCTTTCTAACTTTTAcaagagaaaaacataaattattaactacATTTGAGCTTGAACTTTCGTTGATAAGTCCGAAATGGCTTATCCCATTTTAAGGCATGGTTCCTATCAATGTCACCATGTATAAAATTAGCCTTGTCCTCAAGGACAAATTCTGGAAAGCAAAAGCAAATAGAATTAGGAAATTCCCAAGTAGCCTCTTGCCTATTTAAATTCAGAATGTGTATAAATTCTAACATAGTTAATCCTTTTTAATCTTAAGGcatagaaaattaaaacaacTTGAGATAGAAATGGATTTGAATTAAACAATGGACGTGCGGTACAAAAGCAGAACCAAACACACTTAGGGTAATTTTCTTAGCTATTCTTTTAAACAGTTCCATACAAGTCTCCACATAATTTGACTTTGCTTCTGAGTACAAGACAATATTCAAGTTTCAAAGAATATTGTTACTTCGGTCAAGAGAATTATCAATGAATTATACAAAATTCAAATATCTCATTATAACATAACCATTGCTAATAAACAAGTAAAGGCAACTACACAGGTTGTACCAAAAGAGGGACCATCGCATCTACACATTCTGTTCTACTAGCTAGATTCAGAAAGTCTGCTCTATAATGGCTAAAAAGGATTCTTGAACTTCATTTACAAAAAAGGACAATATGGTTCAGCTTTGACTCCAATATTTTGAACTTTatgacctaatttttttctgCTTTAAGCTTGGCAACCACTCTTGTCATTTTCATTGTAAAGCTGAAGAGGAGGAGAATTCACAAATGGACACCAAATAAAGTCATTTCCAGCTCTTGAAGagtccaaaatcaatttcaagttGTCATGTTTAACCATTTTCACTGTGTGCCATTTAGCCATCAAGAGTTGGCCTTGCTCAACTACTCGAGGACACGGCTGCAACGAGGGAAATCTCTCCAATGCCCAAACTTGGACCAACTGAAAAGGAGCCAACAATGTAACTTCTAACTCCACTATTGTGACCATTCTGACTTTTTCATTCAGCAACCTCAAATCCCTGTAAATGTTGGCTAAGACAGCAGGTGCAAGAGCTAGTTTAGTCCCTCTTGCTAACTGTATGGCAATAGGAAAAACACTTTTCAGAATGGATTTATATGATCTACCAGGGAAAACAAACCTCGACAACCAGGAACACAAGAATGCCTCATGTTCCAAATTGCTTTCATTACTCATGAAATACTTCATCCATGGATTATGATCTGCCCTTTTGGCCTTCGATTTGAAAAACATCCTAAACACAGTAATCAACTCTTGTTCTACTTCCTTTTCCTCATCACTCACAAGAGGTCTAGAGAAAGGCTTCTCCCCAAGAAAACACAAACGTGTTAGTCTTTGAACACCACCTTTGTGCAAGCTCAAGAATCAACTCATCATTTCTACAGATAAGAAAAGTAGAAGCTTTGATAGCTTGGTCTATCCCAGCCTTTATCCACATATATTCATACTTTTGTTGCATCTGTTGAACCCATGTATTCCATTCTTGATTTGGATTATGTCATCCCCTGTATATCACTTCTAGTGGCAGCTTTCCGGGGTTGGAAGCAACTGTTGCTGTTCTTCCAAAAGAGAACATGTAATGAGGAGGATTTGCTCAGCCTTCCATACAGGGTTTGATAAAATAAGCAGTTCTGCGAATTGGGTTTTCACCAGATAATGGTGAAACCAGGAGTTCTTCCTTTGCTTCGATAATAGTGTCCTGTGATAGCTCCATGCTATAGATGCCAATCAGGAAGTACCTGAAAACACAGAAAGAAGAGTTACATCAATCTACCAATGGATAAGAAACAACCCTACTGAAAAGGACCTTTGAACTTACAAACTTTttgcttctttcttttctttagaaCATGTCTTGCACTTTATCAGAGGGAAGCTTCTATTACTGATATTTGAATAAGATTTCGTGGCTCACAAAACAACACAACCTTCACTGTGTTTGAGTAGAATTCTTTCAAAGAATGTGAGAACTGAGAACAGagaatttgaaaagtttttgaGTAATATATCAGCGTTTGAGTTCTTCCTCGGAACATGTAGTCATCAAATGTTCCACACGTCACTTTTAATTGAAGACAGCACTTGGATTAaggagatttttatttttttaactattataacTCCTTTAATTTCTATAAGTATGtatatcttataatttttatattgaaaagttattagttttaatctttacACGTATTAGTTTTTTAATGCTGTTTTAAGGTAaccattttatattatatatatatatatatatatatatgtatatatatatatattcaaagaaaaacatttatttatgttgTTACAATTTTTATAAGTGAAATTAATAGCAAAATTATATGTTATGTAATAGTTATGTTTATTATAACAACATTGGTTTATAGAATTACATGACTTAGtcaagtaatattttatttactaaatttattttaaatttaatatatataaataattttcatatgcGTATAGTTAATTAATACAACTATGCCATAGAGAGAGATTGTGTATtgtattagtttaaaattaatactaaCATGTCATCTTTCTACATATCTTATTCACATAAAAACTTCTGATCGTGCATAtgataatatagaaaatttgtaTTCTCAGTAAATTTTCATTATTGAAAAAGTGACACTTTTTTCATTCTATTAAgagtttatttgttttattttattcgtGTCAAAAAAGTActtttgtttacaaaattaatgatgtttaataatttttaaaaaggtttaattacccGTAAGGTACCTAGTTTGGGTCAagggtgtcaatttggtacccggcAAAAAAAAGATTTCAATTTGGTACCTAAGTTATTTTAAGTGCATCAATCAGGTACATTTTCATTGACGCCGTTAAAGTCATTAACGTTGACGAATGAACAGGGTCTGTTGACACCAATATTTGACACGTGGTATGACACTTATTACTGACGtggtattttgaaaataagtaataaaataatctgcgtttgaattaaaaaattaagtgtgTGAGAGTGTTAATTTTGGAAAGTCGAAAAGGTGAAGGTGAGTGAGAAGTGAGAAGGTCTGGAGGAAGAAGCGATCGGGGTTTCTGCAAAATCGAAGGGCGAATCGATCGGAGAAGGTGAAAATCGTTTGGACAAGGTGAAACCGTTCGGAGAAGGCGATCAAAGGTACGTTTTTTTGCGACCCCTGTTCGTCGTTCTCATTTTTCCCtggatttagggtttttttatttgaatgcgTTTACTTTGAAATTGGTGTGTTGGTATGCTTTAGGGTGTTGTTTTTATACGCTTTTGTCGGTTGATTGTGGTTTTTAAGTAATGCGGTTGGGTGTGTATTTGTTTAATCAATTTTGTGGTCCACCGTTTGTGCGAAAGTGACAGTGTTATAGTTGTGGTCCcctattttaaattgtttgtcGGTGTGTATGTGGTATTGATTGTAAATTTGGTATTATTGTTTGGGCAATTTTATAGATTACAGATGGACGACCACTTTGAAGTTGTCTTCCACCATGGGGGAAAGTTTATAAATGATGGGTCACTAAAATACGTGGGTGAGAGCAATACCCTTACATGTGACCCAGATAGGTGGAGCTACTTCGAAATATTATCCATTCTCAAGGAGATGGGGTATGTGAACGTGAAAGAGATGTGGTATTCAGTTGGTGGAGGTTTAGTGTTGGAAGGAAGGTTAGAGTTGCTAAGTGATGACAAAGGAGCATGCCATATGGTGAATATCGCCATACTCAATGGCCAAGTGCATCTTTTTGTTGTGCACATGGTGTCTGAACCTCAGATAGTTCATTTGTTGGAGTATGGTGGTAATGAGGTTGCAGCTGATGAAGAAGTTGATGTGGAAGATGCTGCAGAGGTAGGAGAAGACGGTGGAGTTGCTGCTGCTGCCGTGGTAGGAGAAGATGTTGGAGTTAGAGCTTCTGTAGAGGTAGATGGTGGAGTTGGGATTGGAGCTGCTCCAGTTGTTGATGTCGATGTTGGGATAGGAGGTTGTGCAGCTGTTGGAGAGGATGGTGGAAATGGAGCTGCTGAGGTTGGAGAGGTTGATGGTGGAATTGGAGTTGCTGCAGAGGTGGGAGAGGATGATGGTGGAATTACAGCTGCTGCAGAGGTGGGAGAGGATGATGGTGGCACAAAGGTTGATGGTCGTGCAGAGGTTGGGGTTGAAGGTGAGGATAATTGTGCTGTAGAAGTTGGGTTGGATGGTGCTGCAGAAGTTGATGGTGGTGTAGAGGTTGGGGTAGAAGGTGCAGAGGTGTCTGAGGAGGAATCATCTGAGGGCAGTAGTGAGAGcgatgaagattttgaagttcATAATTGGAATGAATCTGAGGAGGAATTATCGGCTGCTGAAGGAGATGATGGTCTGTTTGATGTACCTATTGGAGGATATGATGCATCTGAAGATGAACTTTTTGAAGTCAGAATTAAAGAAGGTAATGTTGGTAGAGTGAGAGGGTCATCATCCCAAAAGCCCACCCCTAAACATGCggaccaaagaggattctctgaTACAGAATGGGAATCTGAAACATTGGATAGTGATACAAGTGATGAAGTTAGAGATAGATATGAGagttttagtatattttttcaaCCAAAATATATGGAGGACTATAACTGGGAGGTTGGGACTTACTTCACTGAAAAGGAACACTTCACTGATGCAATTAGAACTTATGGGGTGCACAGTGGGAGGAAGctgaaaatatttagaaatgacAAAAGAAGAATTTGTGTTAAGTGTTTAGGTGCGAAGGGTAAGTGCAAGTGGTATGCCTATTGTGCTTTTAAGGCTGCCCAAAGCACTTGGCAATTGaggaaaataataaacaagCACACTTGTAGCCGTGAATTCAATGTGAGGCTAATGACTTCTAAATGGTTGAGTGGACGGTTGGAGAAGACATTAAGAGACAATCCAGGTGTTAAATTAACTGCCTTGAAAAATAAGATTGGAAGGAAATGGAATATAGGTGTTTCTAGGTCTATGACCTTCAGGGCAAGGACAATGGCATACACAAACATAGATGGCTCATTTAGGGAACAATATAAACGCATTTATGATTATGCAAATGAACTTTTAAGGTCCAATCTGGGGTCGACTGTAAAAGTTCATGTTGAAGAGAATGAGGGGAACCCAATATTCAAAAGACTTTATGTTTGTCTGAAGGCCTACAAAGACAGTTTTGTGTCTTGTAGGCCCATAATTGGTGTAGATGGCTGTTTTTTGAAGGGCAAATATGGTGGTGAGTTGTTGACAGCTGTAGGAAGAGATGGAAATGACCAGATGCTCCCTTTGGCATACGCAGTAGTTGAGGTTGAAAATAAGGAGACATGTAATTGGTTTTTGGATTTATTGATTGGAGACCTTGGTGGGCCTGAACTTTGCTGCACTTATACATTTATTTCAGATCAACAAAAAGTAAGTTTCTTAACCTTTTTTAGTCACTTTTCAGATTCTCATTCAACTGCTATTCTTTTAATAATGCATTACTTCACATTACTTTGACAGGGACTGCTCCCAACATTGCAAGAATTGTTACCCGGTGTGGACCAAAGGTTTTGCGTGAGGCACATCTATTCTAATTTCAGGAAGAAATTTCCTGGAAAAAATCTGAAGTTGTTGTTATGGAAAACAGCCTACTGCACACATCCTCAAGCATGGGAGGCAGTCATGAGGGAAATTAAAGAAGTTAATCTGGACGCATTCAAACACTTGTTAGCCATCCCCCCAAGGTATGTTGTAATAATTCCTGTAGTGTATTGTATATAGTGTGAACTGCATGtgataggttttttttttttttgcaacatAGGTTTTGGTCTAGGTCCAGATTTACAGCCATACCTGCATGTGATACACTGGTGAATAATATGTCTGAGGGGTTCAACAGTACAATTGTGGACGCAAGGAGCAAACCAATTATAAGTATGATGGAAAAAATTCGGATTTATCTCATGAAGAGATGGGCAAGCAATAGAAAGAGGATTAGTACATTTGAAGGTACAATCTGCCCACGAATTAAGAAGAGAATGGAAGAGGAGGCAAAAAAGACTAAATATTGGCTTCCAAGGTAATACTCATACATTATTCTGATAAAGTtacaattcattttcaaatgtCAAATCACTTTATCTTTTTGCATTCATAACAGCTGGTTAGGACAAAGATTATTTGAGGTCAGTCATAGGTCAATGATTGGAGAACAATTTGTGGTTGACATTGACAAACATGAATGCAGCTGTAGAAAGTGGACCATAACAGCAATCCCATGCTGCCATGCGTTGACTGCTATTAGATTTTTAAATCTGAATGCTGAAGACTTCCTTCCACATTGGTTTCTTGCATCTACATATGAAGAGACTTATTTGTCACTCATATACCCTGTCAACGGGCCTCATCTGTGGGAGATCACTGCTGCAAATGATGTTTTGCCTCCAACAAAGAGGGTCCTTCCAGGAAGaccgaaaaagaaaagaagattggAGGCTTGGGAATTGAGGAAAGATGACACTCAATTGAGACAAGGTGGTACCCATAAAAAATGTGGGTTGTGTAGACAAATTGGCCACAAAAGAACAAGTTGCCCACATGCTCCTCCTGCACCAGCAGAAACTGCTCCATCTGGAACACAACAAAACACACCTGCAGACCCTACTCAACCAAGCCAGAGCACTCCACAAACTGACCATACTCAACCAAGTCAGCCTATTCCACCAACTCAGTGTACTCAACCAAGTCAGACTACAGAAGTCTCACAGCAACAGAATCATACTCTTCCAACACAAGCAAGTCAAACTCTACCAACACAAGCAAGTCAGACTATTGCACCACTTCGCTGGTCACATGAAATCAAACCCACAAAAATGCTTACCACCAACAAACATTATGGAAagcaaaaatttaaacaataattcaTACCTTGTAGTTAGGGCACCCAAGaaattgttttccaaaattCTTAATTGTTTTAGCAACTCTCAACGTTGCAACCTCCCCACAGTAGCACATTTGGGTTCCACCCGCACTCCTATATGAAACAGTAGGGGAGGAGACACTATTTTTTTGTGATGTCCACGAACACGCACAACCCTCACTGCGAGACATTGAAGAATTGattggaagaagaagacacaCAACACGAACCAACCTCTTCAGCTCTAAACCTGCAACCGaatggagaggaagaagaagatgagacaTTGACGAGTTGattggaagaagaagacacaAATCGAGAAGCCACCTTTTCAACTCTGAACCTGCAACCGaatggagaggaagaagaagatgatatgGTACATTTAAGAGTTAGGGCAAATTTAGACTTCATCTTTCATTAAACCACCACTGCACactgtacaattattttttttacacgtCTTCTCCTTTCAATGACACGTATCCGTTATCCATTGCCACGTCACCAACATTTTAACGCCGTTCCTGACAATCTAACGGGATGTACCTGATTGATGCACTTAAAATAacttgggtaccaaattgaaacctttttttcgccgggtaccaaattgacaccctTGACCCAAAGTGGGTACCTTAcaagtaattaaaccttttaaaaataatcaaaagctgaaaaaataaaattaacaatttcataaagtaaattttgttttaaatttttttttaattgtaaacagacatgtaatatttatatttaaaatattattatagtaatatttatatttaaaatattattatagtatgtaaaatttatatattgtaacattttaataaatgttactAAGAAAATATTACTAAAGATAGGAAATGGAGTAGTGAATTAATTAGAAGAAGGTATTTTACAGTAGACAAGTGAAATCAACTTTCTAACTAGTTTTAACAAAGCTAAAAGGCCAAATTTCTAAATATAGCCCTTTTTAGtgtatatgttttaattaaacaacaGTAACAATCCcttttaaaaaaacatgttttcaaattttctttgaattcaAAGTCAAAAGCAGACCATACATCCCACGTGATTTTCTAAGCAAGCACCAGACAATAAAATTTGGACCGAAACCAACCACCAATTACTCTTCTTCATGCAGGGAGCATTTCTTCTCAGAGAATCTAATCAGACACAATGAATTAcgataagaaaaaaatcatcctttaaagtttgagattaattttacttaaaattgatcATATATGATAAGTGAATAAAGTGTTAATGCACATGTTAACATACATTGATCCTTATATTTCACATGCCTAAGCAAACTTTGTTGTCTATTAcagtatttttcttaaaaactattcctaatatgatttcttttagTTGATTTTAAAAGTCCTTTATGCATAGGTTTTAAAATGGATTTGATTTTACTTAAAACTAATCCAATCATCAACATTAGTTCTTCctcatatgtatatattatttggtGAGCATTTTTGTTTTGCTGTGTGTGAAAGTGAAAATGTACAAGACAAAGTTACAAGAGCTTTGCCACAAGAGAAAATGGGGTTTGCCAAGGTACTCTGGCATGAAAGATGGTCCAGATCATATACCAAGCTTTAAGGCTTCTGTTCATGTCAATGGTGTCATCTTCACTTCTTCCAGTGCCTCTAGTTCCCTTAAAGAAGCTAAAAACAAAGCTGCCATGGTTGCTTTCCTCAACCTCTCTTGTGGTACCCCACCCCTTTTCCTTTGTTGGTTTTATTTGTTTCCTTGGAAAGTTGGTTTCTTTACTGTTTTTTCTTGATGAAGATGAAGTCTTGAAGTAGGGAATTTCCTTTTATGTAAAGAGAGTTGTCAGATTTATTCCTTAGATTGTTCTGTGTTTGTGTTCATATACAATCATAGATTATTATAACAGTTTTCAGGAGTTATTTGAGATTTTGGGTTGGAAACGATCACTTTTTTCTGTGAAATGGTTTGAGAAACTACAAAACTGTTTGGTCGAAAGTAGACTATGAGTTGCACTTTAGTCTAAATTAGCACTGacaatgacatttttttataaccTTAATTGATTTCATAATAGACAAGTAGAATTTAATGATCAAATTCAgcaattctaaaattatttaaatcaataCTAATGAAAACCCTTTGTTTAGTTTTCATTCTTAATTCTCAATATTATGGCTTCATATCACAGGGTAGAAGTTGTTGAcctaattttgttcaattgtgCACCAATTAATTTTGTGCTTTATGACGCTCTAGGATCTTCAACACAAATTTCTGATAGCGGTACACAAGAGCAAATTAGGGCAGTGAAACCTAAGGACAGTTCAATTCCAGCACAATCTTCAGTTATTAGAAATGGTGAATGATGACTTTCCTTCTTACTTTTGAACTTAGTTTGCAAGCTTTGCTGTATGTGGATTCTAAACATCTAGTAAAGAAAAACAatactttacttttattttccttctaGTTCCATTCTAATGAACAATATATTCTCATCAAACCCTCCAAAAACCTGGTTGCATTCATTCTGGCTTTGTAAATTTAGAAAGCTATAAGGTGTAAAACGCATACaagattaattttagaaatgactTATGTCAATCCTAATGTCTAGTATTTCAAAGctaaaaggaaaaatttgtaaatatagatttttttagtgtgtatgttttaattaaacaacaGTAACAATCCCttttaaaaaacatgttttcaaattttcttcgAATTCAAAGTCAAAAGACACACATTCTATATGATTTTCTAAGCAAGCatcataaaataaactttaGACTGAAACCAACAACAATCACTCTCCTTCATGGAGGAAGCATTTCTTCTCAGAGAATCTAATCGAACACTATGTATTAAGATAAGAAAAAACAATCTTATCATATAATCATCCTTTAAAGTTTGAGAttaatttcacttaaaattaatgatatatGATAAGTGAAAATAAAGTGTTAAATGCACATGCTAACATATATTGATCCTTAGAATTCACATGTCCTAGCAAACTTTATTGCCttttacaataattttcttaaaaactattcctaatatgatttctttcaattgattttaaaagtTCTCTATGCATTGGTTTTAAACTGGATTTGATTTTACTTAAAACTAATCTAATCATCAACATTAGTTCTTCCTCTCATGTATGTATTATTCGATgagcatttttttcttttgttgtgtTTGAAAGTGAAAATGTACAAGACAAAGTTACAAGAGCTGTGCCACAAGAGAAAATGGGGTTTGCCAAGGTACTCTGGCATGAAAAGTGGTCCAGATCATATACCTAGCTTTAAGGCTAATGTTCATGTCAATGGTGTCATCTTCACTTCATCCAGTGCCTCTAGTTCCATTAAAGAAGCTGAAAACAAAGCTGCCATGGTTGCTCTCCTCAGCTTCTGTTCTGGTACTCCACCTCTTCTCCTTTCTCAGTTTCCTTGGAAAGTTGGTTTCTTTActgttttttcttgataaagATGAAAGTCTTGAAGTAGTGAATTCCTGTTTTGTGAAGGGAGTTGTCTACTTTATTCCTTAgattgtttgtgtttgtgttcaTATACAATCATATCTTATTATTACAACAATTTTAAGGAGTTATTTGAGATTTTGGATTAGAAACAATCACTATGTGAAATGGTTTGAGAAACTATAGAGTTCTTTGATCAGAAGTAGACTATAAGTTGCAATTGAGTTCAAGTTAGCGCTAacgatgaattttttttctaaccttaattgatttcataacaaacaaattgaatttaagGATGAAATTTTGGCATCTATCTTATATTCTAAAACTA
This portion of the Vigna unguiculata cultivar IT97K-499-35 chromosome 6, ASM411807v1, whole genome shotgun sequence genome encodes:
- the LOC114188471 gene encoding uncharacterized protein LOC114188471, with product MELSQDTIIEAKEELLVSPLSGENPIRRTAYFIKPCGVQRLTRLCFLGEKPFSRPLVSDEEKEVEQELITVFRMFFKSKAKRADHNPWMKYFMSNESNLEHEAFLCSWLSRFVFPGRSYKSILKSVFPIAIQLARGTKLALAPAVLANIYRDLRLLNEKVRMVTIVELEVTLLAPFQLVQVWALERFPSLQPCPRVVEQGQLLMAKWHTVKMVKHDNLKLILDSSRAGNDFIWCPFVNSPPLQLYNENDKSGCQA